One genomic segment of Desulforamulus reducens MI-1 includes these proteins:
- a CDS encoding metal-dependent transcriptional regulator: MLSPSLEDYLEEIYRISQSGETVRVTDIAACLNVSLPSVTRALQKLDESNHIMYRRYKDIILTEEGKKLGHFLVERNRIIREFLKLIGSKCDVAAEAEAMEHYLSMPTLKAIINFVNFSEKYPLWLDKYKGFCCNEEDKGENRV; this comes from the coding sequence ATGCTATCTCCCAGTTTGGAAGATTATTTGGAAGAGATTTATCGTATTAGTCAGAGTGGGGAAACCGTAAGGGTAACCGATATTGCTGCTTGTTTAAATGTAAGCCTGCCCTCGGTAACCAGAGCTCTGCAAAAATTAGATGAGAGCAATCATATTATGTACCGACGGTATAAAGATATCATCCTAACGGAAGAAGGAAAAAAATTAGGTCACTTTCTAGTGGAAAGAAATCGAATTATCCGGGAGTTTTTAAAGCTAATTGGTTCAAAATGTGATGTGGCAGCAGAGGCTGAAGCAATGGAGCATTATTTGTCTATGCCTACCCTTAAAGCCATTATTAATTTTGTTAACTTCAGTGAAAAATACCCTCTTTGGTTGGATAAGTACAAAGGTTTTTGTTGCAATGAAGAGGATAAAGGAGAGAACCGGGTATAA
- a CDS encoding FeoA family protein: protein MKRSRGSTITNEIMPLYHLPIGKSGVVSSIEAEGITRRRMLDLGLVPGTKVEALRVSPGGDPKAYKIRGAVIAFREKEGSQIMVKYKEG from the coding sequence GTGAAAAGGAGTCGGGGGAGCACCATCACAAACGAAATTATGCCCTTGTATCATTTGCCCATTGGCAAATCAGGTGTGGTAAGTTCCATTGAGGCAGAGGGTATTACCCGGAGGAGAATGCTGGACCTTGGACTAGTTCCCGGCACAAAGGTGGAAGCTCTACGGGTAAGCCCCGGCGGCGACCCCAAAGCTTATAAAATTCGGGGCGCCGTGATTGCCTTCAGAGAGAAAGAAGGCAGCCAAATAATGGTTAAATATAAGGAGGGTTAA
- a CDS encoding FeoA family protein: MLTLKDIKPGQSAVVESVKVTGQARGRFMAMGIMKGAKLKVVKVAPLGDPIEVLVKSYNLSFRKTEAEQIVVTLG, from the coding sequence GTGCTAACGTTAAAGGATATAAAACCTGGCCAATCAGCGGTAGTGGAAAGTGTAAAAGTTACTGGCCAGGCTAGAGGTCGTTTTATGGCCATGGGAATTATGAAAGGGGCGAAGCTAAAGGTTGTTAAAGTTGCACCCTTGGGCGATCCCATTGAAGTATTGGTTAAATCTTATAATTTGTCTTTTCGTAAAACAGAGGCAGAACAGATTGTCGTTACTCTAGGATAA
- a CDS encoding FeoB small GTPase domain-containing protein — protein sequence MGLTHQSCGSGVNKEAFHKGPAKTNYVIALAGNPNTGKSTVFNALTGLNQHTGNWPGKTVLRAEGKYTHQGLVYNLIDLPGTYSLLANSIEEQVARDYLCFGQPNATVVVVDATCLERNLNLVLQVLEITSKVVVCVNLMDEAKRKKISININSLAQILGVPVVATAARDGIGLDQLVNAIAGVANGTIQTNPYVVQYSEVIEDAIGKLEPEIKQLVGEQFNSRWLALRLLSKDQTVIAELKKLYPSEDRLQSKVGGELLA from the coding sequence ATGGGTTTGACGCACCAGTCCTGTGGTTCCGGGGTAAATAAAGAGGCCTTTCATAAAGGCCCGGCAAAAACTAACTATGTCATAGCCCTGGCTGGCAACCCAAACACCGGAAAAAGCACTGTTTTTAATGCTTTAACCGGCCTCAACCAACATACCGGCAACTGGCCCGGTAAAACTGTACTGCGAGCAGAGGGTAAATATACCCATCAGGGTTTGGTATACAATTTAATCGATCTGCCCGGAACATACTCTTTGCTGGCAAATTCCATAGAGGAACAGGTGGCCAGGGATTACCTTTGTTTTGGCCAGCCCAATGCCACTGTGGTTGTGGTGGACGCCACCTGCCTGGAAAGAAACCTTAACCTTGTTTTACAGGTACTAGAAATTACCTCTAAAGTGGTTGTCTGTGTAAACTTAATGGATGAAGCAAAAAGAAAAAAAATCAGCATCAATATTAATAGTTTAGCCCAAATTCTGGGCGTTCCCGTGGTGGCAACTGCGGCACGGGATGGCATTGGCCTTGACCAACTGGTTAACGCCATAGCCGGTGTTGCCAACGGAACCATTCAAACAAATCCCTACGTTGTGCAATACTCTGAAGTAATTGAAGATGCCATCGGTAAACTAGAGCCGGAGATAAAACAACTGGTTGGAGAGCAATTTAACAGTCGCTGGCTAGCTTTGCGTCTATTAAGCAAAGATCAAACCGTCATTGCAGAGCTAAAGAAATTATATCCTTCGGAAGATCGTCTGCAATCCAAAGTGGGAGGTGAACTGTTGGCATGA
- a CDS encoding cobyrinate a,c-diamide synthase → MKTPRIVLAGTHSGVGKTTLTLGLLAAFRRRGIKVQPFKVGPDYIDPGLHEVAAGVTSHNLDSWMGSPEEVRELFIRRAKGMEISLVEGVMGLFDGARGQGERGSTAQVAKIIQGPVVLVFSAQGLARSAAALINGYRNFDPNLQVSGVIANGVGSERHGQFIKEVLEGELGIPLLGALVKQRDIVMPQRHLGLLPAAENQGLDQTLAALAQLVEEQIDMECLLNLAQQAPELTDCKILPAVQSFNGVRLAVARDEAFNFYYQDSLDYLVELGAELVFFSPLRDTKLPSDVDGIYIGGGFPEQFLPMLAANQLLKQEIVDRGQQSMPIYAECGGFMYLCESITNLAGQSFTGVGLVPSQVKMGQRLAALGYVQARLTKTSLLGEAGMVLKGHEFHWSTMEDLPAATNIYQLTGGRGEEGRGEGYASKQILASYVHLHFRYNPRAAHYFLTACQKYRTGRVNHARA, encoded by the coding sequence ATGAAAACACCAAGAATTGTTCTGGCTGGAACCCACAGTGGTGTGGGAAAGACCACCTTAACTTTAGGGTTATTAGCAGCATTCCGGCGGAGGGGTATCAAGGTGCAACCCTTCAAAGTAGGGCCTGATTACATTGACCCTGGTCTCCATGAAGTAGCTGCTGGCGTAACTTCCCATAACCTTGACAGTTGGATGGGTTCACCGGAGGAAGTGCGAGAGTTATTTATTAGAAGAGCAAAGGGAATGGAAATTTCTCTGGTGGAAGGTGTCATGGGTTTATTTGACGGAGCCAGGGGGCAAGGGGAAAGGGGTAGTACAGCCCAGGTAGCCAAAATTATTCAAGGACCGGTGGTGCTGGTTTTCTCAGCCCAGGGGTTGGCCCGTAGTGCTGCGGCCCTAATCAATGGTTACCGAAACTTTGACCCCAATTTACAAGTTAGTGGAGTAATTGCCAACGGGGTAGGCAGTGAACGTCATGGACAATTCATTAAAGAAGTCCTAGAAGGGGAGTTGGGAATTCCTTTATTAGGTGCTCTGGTCAAACAAAGGGATATTGTGATGCCCCAGCGGCATTTGGGACTGCTGCCTGCAGCAGAAAATCAGGGTTTAGACCAAACCCTAGCAGCCCTAGCTCAGCTAGTTGAAGAACAAATTGATATGGAATGCTTACTGAATTTGGCCCAGCAGGCACCGGAACTGACAGATTGTAAAATACTGCCCGCAGTACAGTCCTTTAACGGAGTGCGGTTGGCCGTGGCCAGGGATGAAGCCTTTAACTTTTATTATCAAGACAGTCTTGATTACCTTGTGGAATTAGGGGCGGAACTAGTATTCTTTAGTCCCCTGCGAGATACAAAGCTACCATCGGATGTGGATGGAATTTATATTGGTGGAGGATTTCCGGAGCAATTTTTACCTATGTTAGCTGCTAACCAATTATTAAAGCAAGAAATTGTGGATCGGGGCCAGCAGTCGATGCCAATTTATGCAGAGTGCGGCGGTTTTATGTACCTGTGTGAGAGCATCACAAATCTTGCCGGCCAGTCCTTTACCGGGGTGGGATTGGTACCCAGCCAGGTAAAAATGGGTCAGCGCTTGGCGGCCTTGGGCTATGTCCAAGCCAGGTTAACAAAAACCAGTTTACTGGGCGAAGCGGGTATGGTCCTAAAAGGGCATGAATTTCATTGGTCCACCATGGAGGATCTGCCGGCAGCAACCAATATCTATCAGTTAACCGGAGGACGGGGGGAGGAAGGACGTGGTGAAGGCTATGCCAGCAAGCAAATACTGGCTTCCTATGTTCATCTTCATTTTCGGTACAACCCTAGGGCTGCCCATTATTTTTTAACGGCCTGTCAAAAATATAGGACAGGGAGAGTAAATCATGCAAGAGCATAA
- a CDS encoding DUF2325 domain-containing protein, whose translation MSFQNLSLIQPELNSSKLFNWQERNQKTLLDCCYHQHSQERKEPVFNYCETIDNDNHYHEKQYNDSAKYLDNKLELIIEYLLYKLIKEQRELIIVKQQYQREQQRNKQLAQELTTVKTASTDFEQKAKKLQHEKEELLHILEDVEQDLRQYEKRNSDLEDENLSFLVRIDELQSKIRDLHQQYYCSSCPKENDTESCPKVCCNNNSRTKRILMVGGITKIEARYRSLIEDTGNEFEYLDGYMKGGEKVLDSKIRRCDLVLCPVDCNSHNACVSVKKLCKKYGKPFKMLTSSSVSGIAQVIR comes from the coding sequence ATGTCTTTTCAAAATTTAAGCCTAATCCAGCCTGAGTTAAATAGTAGTAAGCTTTTTAATTGGCAAGAAAGGAACCAGAAGACTTTATTAGATTGTTGTTATCACCAACATAGTCAGGAAAGAAAGGAACCAGTTTTTAATTATTGCGAAACTATTGATAATGATAATCATTACCATGAAAAACAATATAATGATTCTGCTAAATATCTGGATAATAAATTAGAACTAATCATTGAATACCTTCTTTATAAACTAATAAAAGAGCAAAGGGAACTAATAATAGTTAAACAACAATACCAACGAGAACAGCAAAGGAATAAACAATTGGCCCAGGAACTAACAACTGTTAAAACTGCTAGCACCGATTTTGAGCAAAAAGCAAAAAAACTTCAACATGAAAAGGAAGAGTTATTACATATCTTAGAAGATGTTGAACAGGATTTAAGGCAATATGAAAAAAGAAATTCTGATTTAGAAGATGAGAATTTATCCTTTTTAGTTCGAATTGATGAACTACAGAGCAAGATAAGGGACTTACACCAGCAATATTATTGTTCCTCTTGTCCTAAAGAAAACGACACAGAGTCCTGTCCTAAGGTTTGCTGTAACAATAACTCCCGTACCAAGAGAATCTTGATGGTTGGGGGTATAACCAAAATTGAGGCTAGGTATAGAAGTTTGATCGAAGATACTGGCAATGAATTTGAGTATTTAGATGGTTACATGAAAGGGGGAGAAAAGGTTTTAGACAGTAAAATAAGGAGGTGTGATTTGGTACTTTGCCCGGTGGACTGCAACAGTCATAATGCTTGCGTAAGTGTAAAGAAGTTATGCAAGAAATATGGTAAGCCCTTTAAAATGCTAACTTCGTCCAGCGTCTCAGGTATTGCTCAGGTCATTCGATGA
- the lgt gene encoding prolipoprotein diacylglyceryl transferase, with amino-acid sequence MTNLTYAEVSPYFFAWGPITLRWYGVLMAVAVLLGTWLALREARRVGIKEDDIIDMVLICAPISWLGARLYYVIMEWEYYGQHLSEIPKIWHGGLAIHGGLITAIITGYIFTRARGLRFWQIADIVAPSFPLGQAIGRWGNFFNQEAYGYATDLPWAMYIDGAYRHPTFLYESLWNLLVFALLIFRRKKIDAYGQLFMIYLGLYSLGRFFIEGLRTDSLMIGPLRAAQVVSVIFILLAVIGYIYLGKHNRRYKH; translated from the coding sequence ATGACCAACTTGACATATGCTGAAGTAAGTCCCTATTTTTTTGCCTGGGGACCCATTACCCTTCGTTGGTACGGAGTTTTAATGGCTGTTGCAGTTTTGCTGGGTACCTGGCTGGCCCTGCGTGAGGCCCGCCGGGTGGGTATTAAGGAAGATGATATCATTGATATGGTGTTAATATGTGCCCCCATTTCCTGGCTAGGGGCCAGACTCTATTACGTTATTATGGAGTGGGAATATTACGGCCAACACCTCAGTGAAATCCCCAAAATTTGGCATGGTGGACTGGCCATTCACGGTGGACTAATCACCGCCATTATTACAGGGTACATTTTTACTAGGGCCAGAGGGTTGCGCTTTTGGCAAATCGCCGATATTGTTGCCCCCAGTTTCCCCTTAGGACAGGCCATCGGCCGCTGGGGTAACTTTTTTAATCAGGAAGCCTACGGCTATGCCACTGACCTCCCCTGGGCCATGTATATAGACGGAGCCTACCGCCACCCTACTTTTTTGTATGAGTCCCTTTGGAACCTGCTGGTATTTGCCTTACTAATATTTAGGCGCAAAAAAATCGATGCCTATGGTCAACTCTTTATGATCTACTTGGGCCTTTATTCTCTGGGCCGTTTCTTTATCGAAGGCTTGCGTACTGATAGTTTGATGATCGGCCCCCTAAGGGCAGCCCAAGTGGTAAGTGTCATTTTTATTCTGTTAGCAGTAATTGGCTATATCTATCTAGGAAAACATAATCGTAGGTACAAACACTAA
- the cbiD gene encoding cobalt-precorrin-5B (C(1))-methyltransferase CbiD, which produces MQEHKEELKSGFTTGTCAAAAAKAAALALVKGTIVRDVSISLPGGGQVVLAISQVEMEEQVCRGAVVKDAGDDPDVTHGLTVVAEVSLQPGEIQITGGIGVGTVTKPGLAVPVGESAINPVPRQMIEQEVREILGPGQGAKIVISVPEGERVANLTMNPRLGIVGGISILGTGGIVRPMSEDAYRRSLVPQIDQALALGHRLLVLTPGRLGVKKAAELALPAAAVIETSNFIGTMLEECAKRPVEGVLLLGHLGKLVKVAAGIFHTLGKLADGRRETIAAHAALLGAPRAVIELLMNMNTAEEAVAILHRYGMSQVFENLSAAASQRAAGYVREKFRLGTVMYALSGEIVGYDEGAREIGEALGWKILSK; this is translated from the coding sequence ATGCAAGAGCATAAAGAAGAGTTAAAATCTGGCTTTACCACTGGCACCTGTGCCGCTGCGGCGGCCAAGGCGGCTGCCCTGGCCCTGGTTAAGGGCACCATTGTCCGGGATGTTTCTATATCTCTTCCTGGAGGAGGCCAGGTGGTTTTAGCCATATCACAGGTGGAAATGGAAGAACAGGTATGCCGGGGGGCAGTGGTGAAAGATGCCGGGGACGATCCAGATGTTACCCACGGCCTAACGGTTGTGGCTGAAGTGTCACTACAACCTGGAGAGATTCAGATTACCGGTGGAATAGGAGTAGGAACTGTTACCAAGCCTGGACTGGCGGTACCGGTGGGAGAGTCGGCCATAAACCCGGTGCCCAGGCAGATGATTGAACAGGAAGTAAGGGAAATATTGGGGCCCGGTCAGGGGGCAAAGATTGTAATATCCGTACCTGAGGGGGAAAGGGTGGCAAACCTAACCATGAATCCCAGACTGGGAATTGTGGGTGGCATTTCCATCTTAGGCACCGGTGGCATTGTTCGGCCTATGTCGGAAGATGCCTATCGGCGATCTCTGGTACCCCAGATTGATCAGGCATTGGCCCTGGGACACCGCTTACTGGTACTGACACCGGGGCGGCTGGGGGTTAAGAAGGCGGCAGAATTGGCATTGCCCGCTGCAGCAGTGATTGAAACCAGTAATTTTATTGGTACCATGCTGGAGGAATGTGCCAAGCGACCAGTGGAAGGAGTACTATTGCTGGGGCACCTGGGTAAGTTGGTCAAGGTAGCCGCAGGAATTTTTCACACCCTGGGAAAACTTGCCGATGGACGGCGGGAAACCATTGCGGCCCATGCGGCCCTATTGGGAGCACCTCGAGCTGTCATTGAGTTGTTAATGAACATGAATACGGCCGAAGAAGCCGTAGCTATCTTACATAGATATGGTATGTCCCAGGTCTTTGAGAATCTGTCGGCGGCGGCCAGTCAGAGGGCAGCTGGCTATGTAAGGGAAAAGTTTAGGTTAGGAACAGTTATGTATGCCCTCAGTGGCGAAATTGTGGGCTATGATGAGGGAGCCAGGGAGATTGGGGAGGCACTGGGATGGAAAATATTATCAAAGTAG
- a CDS encoding nucleoside recognition domain-containing protein, whose translation MSQYCSTRFANILHQVDSLNPMGKLHMNDTIVSSIYNATENISQQVVSQREKPKIDWDKKLDDVLTSRVFGFPSMLLLLGMIFWLTVAGANVPSAMIAETLFWGQDRLTDLCNYLHAPAWFHGFFVEGIYRCLAWVISVMLPPMAIFFPCFTLLEDLGYLPRVAFNLDRLFKKAGAHGKQSLTMSMGFGCNAAGIIACRIIESPRERMIAMLTNNFVPCNGRFPTLIALAGILVFGMGNTFGATAIVVGIVLLGIAVTLAVSWTLSKTLLKGVPSSFTLELPPYRKPQIGKIIVRSIFDRTLFVLGRAVCVAAPAGAVTWLLANIYVGDLSILAHCAHWLNPFATALGLDGFILMAFILGLPANEIVLPILIMSYLATGSMTELESIEDLYNLFVVQHDWTWLTALCMMLFSLLHYPCGTTLWTIRKESGSSKWTVLAALIPLGIACTICFIVAQTARALGWV comes from the coding sequence ATGAGCCAGTACTGCTCCACCAGATTTGCGAATATTTTACACCAAGTAGATAGCTTAAACCCAATGGGTAAACTTCATATGAATGACACCATTGTCAGCAGTATCTACAACGCTACCGAAAACATTTCTCAGCAAGTAGTTAGTCAAAGGGAAAAGCCGAAAATCGATTGGGATAAAAAGTTAGATGACGTTCTAACCTCCCGAGTCTTTGGCTTCCCCTCCATGTTGTTACTGCTGGGAATGATTTTCTGGCTGACAGTTGCAGGAGCCAATGTACCTTCGGCCATGATTGCTGAGACCCTGTTTTGGGGTCAAGATCGCTTAACAGATTTATGTAATTACCTGCACGCTCCCGCTTGGTTTCACGGTTTTTTTGTGGAAGGAATCTATCGTTGCCTGGCCTGGGTTATTTCTGTTATGTTACCTCCAATGGCTATTTTCTTCCCCTGTTTTACTCTATTGGAAGACCTTGGTTACCTACCTCGGGTAGCTTTTAATCTGGACCGTTTATTCAAAAAGGCTGGCGCCCACGGCAAGCAGTCCCTGACCATGAGCATGGGCTTTGGCTGTAACGCCGCCGGCATTATAGCTTGCAGGATTATTGAATCTCCCCGGGAACGGATGATTGCCATGTTAACCAATAACTTTGTGCCTTGCAACGGACGCTTTCCTACACTTATTGCTCTGGCTGGTATTTTGGTTTTTGGTATGGGGAATACCTTCGGTGCCACCGCCATCGTTGTGGGCATTGTTCTACTGGGTATTGCAGTAACTCTGGCTGTTTCCTGGACTTTGTCCAAAACACTGTTAAAGGGAGTTCCTTCCTCTTTTACACTGGAGCTTCCTCCCTATCGCAAGCCCCAGATAGGAAAAATCATTGTCCGCTCTATTTTTGACCGTACGCTATTTGTTTTAGGCCGTGCCGTTTGTGTAGCAGCACCTGCCGGAGCCGTTACCTGGCTGTTGGCCAATATCTATGTGGGTGATCTAAGCATTTTGGCCCATTGTGCCCATTGGCTAAATCCCTTCGCAACGGCGCTTGGTCTTGATGGGTTTATCCTAATGGCCTTTATTCTTGGGCTACCGGCCAATGAAATTGTGCTACCGATCTTAATAATGAGCTACTTAGCCACCGGCTCCATGACCGAACTGGAAAGCATTGAAGATTTATACAATCTCTTTGTGGTACAACATGATTGGACCTGGCTCACTGCCCTTTGCATGATGTTGTTTTCTCTGCTGCATTACCCCTGCGGTACCACCCTGTGGACCATACGTAAAGAATCTGGTAGTAGCAAATGGACTGTGCTGGCTGCTTTAATACCTCTTGGTATTGCCTGTACCATATGTTTCATCGTTGCCCAAACTGCCAGGGCTTTGGGTTGGGTTTAA
- a CDS encoding YibE/F family protein, giving the protein MQRKVTGWLIVIIAITVLLGGQACWANETDTVGSISHEPEIIVRAKVLEVSKGEQSDPSLQGWIQGEEQLVTARVLNGDYKGKQVDFFHVIPDNPGMAVVVKPGDEVVLSLEVEAGKITNAFISDHARDKKLYILAVFFVLLMVAIGGLKGAKSVLALTITGVGIFYILLPMMFKGHSPILLTVLVAAVMTTITMVLVHGFNLKTLAGIIGTTSGVITAGILAMLVGKAAKLTGFSSEEMQMLLYIPQQIKFDYQGLLFAGMIIGALGAVMDVGISIASAVEEVKRVNPALDCRQLIRAGMNVGRDVMGTMANTLILAYTGGALPLILIFMAYDMPFLKIINLDLIATEVVRALTGSIGLVLAIPVTSVAAGLLFTKVKKKQAQTEEKAGLEG; this is encoded by the coding sequence ATGCAAAGAAAGGTTACTGGCTGGTTGATTGTTATAATAGCAATAACCGTTCTATTAGGTGGACAAGCCTGTTGGGCCAACGAAACAGATACCGTGGGAAGCATCAGTCATGAACCCGAGATTATTGTTCGTGCCAAGGTTTTAGAGGTGTCCAAAGGGGAACAGTCAGACCCCTCTCTGCAGGGATGGATTCAGGGAGAAGAACAATTGGTAACCGCCAGGGTACTAAACGGTGATTACAAGGGGAAGCAGGTTGATTTCTTCCATGTGATTCCCGATAATCCGGGTATGGCAGTGGTTGTAAAACCTGGCGATGAGGTAGTGTTATCCCTGGAAGTTGAAGCGGGTAAAATCACCAATGCTTTTATCTCAGACCATGCCCGTGATAAGAAACTGTATATCTTGGCCGTTTTTTTTGTTCTGTTAATGGTCGCCATCGGGGGACTAAAGGGAGCTAAATCTGTGCTAGCCCTAACTATAACCGGGGTCGGTATTTTTTACATATTACTGCCAATGATGTTCAAAGGACATAGCCCCATCCTATTAACGGTTCTAGTGGCAGCCGTTATGACAACCATAACCATGGTGCTGGTCCATGGTTTTAACTTAAAAACTCTGGCGGGTATAATTGGTACCACCAGTGGGGTTATTACGGCGGGGATACTGGCTATGCTGGTGGGCAAAGCAGCAAAACTTACTGGTTTCAGCAGTGAAGAGATGCAAATGCTGCTGTATATTCCCCAGCAAATAAAGTTTGACTATCAGGGTCTGCTCTTTGCTGGCATGATAATTGGGGCCCTGGGAGCGGTGATGGATGTGGGGATTTCCATTGCCTCTGCAGTGGAGGAAGTAAAAAGGGTAAATCCAGCCTTGGATTGTCGTCAGTTAATACGGGCCGGCATGAATGTGGGCAGAGATGTTATGGGCACAATGGCCAACACTTTAATTCTAGCCTATACCGGCGGTGCTTTGCCGCTGATATTAATCTTCATGGCCTATGATATGCCCTTTTTAAAGATCATCAACCTGGACCTTATTGCCACGGAAGTTGTCCGGGCTTTAACCGGCAGCATCGGTCTGGTTTTAGCCATTCCTGTGACATCTGTGGCAGCAGGTTTGTTGTTTACTAAAGTAAAGAAGAAACAGGCTCAGACAGAGGAAAAAGCGGGATTGGAAGGATAA
- the feoB gene encoding ferrous iron transport protein B, whose amino-acid sequence MLAINVALTGNPNTGKSTIFNALTGARQHIGNWPGVTVDKKVGQITKGNKQINIIDLPGTYSLSAYSLEERIVKDYLVGEKPDMVVNVVDASNIERNLYLTVQLLELAIPIVVNLNMMDDAKAKGYNINLAVLSKHLGVSVISSVATSKNGLRQLIDLLEPAVVTPPKVKESQLLAEHLAHIEKIKKSGKEDDLIEEEIIEARYDFINKVLSGAIVKNEGVVSWNEKLDNILTNRVLGIPIFIAIMYMMFELTFTWFGQPIADMLDAFVGGTLTGWVEGKLVAAGAADWLQSLVIDGIIGGVGGVLVFVPLIFTLFFLISFLDGTGYMARVAFIMDRAMRKIGLSGKAFLPMLVGFGCSVPAIMGARALDSERDRRVAILIAPFMSCGARLPVYALFAALFFPGSESKVVLSLYLLGIVVAIMMGVIFKVTLLKGEAEPFLMELPPYRIPTMKTVLLQTWEKGKGFLVKAGTIIFSMSVVIWFLSNFNFSGMVEIEDSLLASIGGVIAPLFTFHGFASWQSGVAVITGILAKEVVVSTLGVLYGVAEVAEEAVDAATQLQGSIGTIFTSLSAYAFMVFILLYTPCMAVLGTIKKELGSWKWTLFAAAYPFVLAWLISLVIYQGGLLLGFGG is encoded by the coding sequence ATGTTAGCTATTAATGTAGCCTTAACTGGTAATCCCAATACTGGTAAGTCCACAATATTTAATGCTCTGACCGGAGCAAGGCAGCATATTGGCAACTGGCCGGGGGTTACCGTAGACAAAAAAGTAGGACAAATAACTAAAGGCAATAAACAAATTAATATTATTGACTTGCCAGGCACATACAGCCTGAGTGCTTATTCCCTGGAAGAAAGAATTGTTAAAGACTACCTGGTAGGAGAAAAGCCAGACATGGTGGTCAATGTGGTGGATGCTTCCAATATAGAGCGAAATTTATATTTAACTGTTCAGTTATTGGAACTGGCTATCCCGATAGTTGTTAACTTAAACATGATGGATGATGCCAAGGCTAAAGGATACAATATCAACTTGGCCGTGCTTAGTAAGCATCTGGGTGTATCAGTTATTTCTTCGGTGGCTACCAGTAAAAATGGTTTACGTCAACTTATTGATTTATTAGAACCTGCTGTAGTGACACCTCCAAAGGTGAAGGAAAGCCAATTGTTGGCCGAACATTTAGCGCATATAGAGAAGATTAAAAAATCCGGCAAAGAAGATGATTTAATTGAAGAAGAAATCATCGAAGCCCGCTACGATTTTATCAATAAGGTTTTGTCAGGGGCGATAGTTAAAAATGAAGGTGTTGTTTCTTGGAATGAAAAATTAGATAACATTCTTACTAACCGAGTGCTGGGAATCCCTATTTTTATCGCCATTATGTATATGATGTTTGAATTAACATTTACTTGGTTTGGTCAACCCATAGCCGATATGTTAGATGCATTTGTTGGTGGAACGCTAACTGGTTGGGTTGAAGGGAAGTTGGTGGCAGCAGGAGCAGCTGACTGGCTGCAGTCTCTGGTTATTGATGGTATCATTGGCGGTGTTGGTGGAGTGCTGGTCTTTGTTCCGTTAATTTTCACTTTATTTTTCCTTATCAGTTTTCTTGATGGAACAGGTTACATGGCCAGAGTTGCCTTTATTATGGATCGGGCCATGCGTAAAATAGGCTTGTCTGGCAAGGCCTTTCTGCCCATGCTAGTTGGTTTTGGTTGTTCTGTACCCGCTATCATGGGTGCTAGGGCCCTTGATTCCGAAAGGGATCGCAGGGTTGCCATTCTTATTGCACCCTTTATGTCTTGTGGTGCCAGACTTCCCGTATATGCGTTATTCGCTGCCTTATTTTTCCCGGGAAGTGAAAGTAAGGTTGTTCTTTCCCTTTATCTTCTTGGTATTGTAGTTGCCATTATGATGGGGGTTATCTTTAAGGTCACACTTCTTAAAGGAGAGGCTGAACCCTTCTTGATGGAGTTGCCTCCCTATCGTATACCTACTATGAAAACGGTTTTATTACAGACATGGGAGAAGGGAAAAGGATTTCTGGTTAAAGCAGGTACTATCATATTCAGTATGTCTGTAGTGATCTGGTTCTTAAGTAACTTTAATTTCTCCGGTATGGTAGAAATTGAAGACAGTTTATTAGCTTCCATCGGTGGAGTGATTGCACCTCTCTTTACCTTCCATGGTTTTGCTTCTTGGCAGAGTGGAGTTGCTGTAATAACAGGTATTTTGGCTAAGGAAGTAGTGGTTTCTACTCTGGGAGTACTTTATGGAGTTGCTGAAGTGGCAGAGGAAGCTGTGGATGCGGCCACACAATTACAGGGTAGTATCGGTACAATCTTTACTAGCCTTTCTGCCTACGCTTTCATGGTATTTATTCTGCTTTATACTCCTTGTATGGCTGTTCTTGGTACAATCAAAAAGGAACTTGGTTCCTGGAAATGGACTTTATTTGCAGCGGCGTATCCCTTTGTGCTGGCATGGCTCATTTCCCTTGTGATCTATCAAGGTGGGCTGTTGCTAGGATTCGGCGGTTAG